GTATCACTATGGTAGGCGCTTACTTTTTTTCGGATAAGAGCCTAGGTGCTTACTTCACTGACCGCTCTTTCTTCTTGTATTTGCTTAACTTGGTACTGCGGCTGCACATCAACATCAACGGCGTTTTTGCCTCGAATGCCGTTCCTACCGAAATCAACGGCTCGATCTGGACGGTACCCTACGAGTTCTTTTTTTACCTGCTGCTGACGCCTTTGTTCTTTATCCGACACAGCTTGGTGTGGCTGCGCGGCGTGATGCTTTTCACCTTTGCCGGGCTCCTTCTCCTTCAGCTTACCGGCCAGGTCGATTACCCCACCTACGAACTAGCACTCCTCTCCGACCAGCTTATTTTTCTGGGTCTTTACTTCGTGGCTGGGGGACTACTCGCCTTGTTTCCGGCTTGGGTACGCCAAGCGCGACTACGCACCTATGCAGTTTGGATAACCGGGCTTGGGCTGCTGGCTGTTCTTTATTTCGGCGGCTACGCACAGGCGCAGTTCTTCCTATTACCCGTGTTCGTCATTGCTTTCGGCGAGTCCGATTATCCTGCGTTAAGCTGGATCCGTCGGTACGGTGACATCAGCTACGGGGTGTACATTTGGGGGTGGCCGGTGCAACAAGCGTTGGTTCATTTGCTGCACCCTTCCCAAACTGTACTAGCCTTTCTCAGCATTCCTTTGGCGTGGATTGTTGGGGCAGTCTCCTGGCATTTGCTGGAGAAGAAGGTACTGCGTCTGAAGCTGGCCTTACCCGCACAGCGAGTAGAAGAGCCAGTAGTAGAACGGCCCCAAGTACAAGTAGCTTTCCGCACGGCCCAGCAGGCTTAGCGTATTTTCTTTATAATCAGAAGCCCTTAGCGGCGCACATCAGCATGGCTGTGTGCGCCGCTAAGGGCTTTTAACCTAGCTTCTTAGACAGAAGGCCAACATCAGATGCTTGGCTATTACCTTGTGCTCTATCTAAATATCGCCTAGCTGCGGACGAATCAGTAGTTCTTCCACAACTGCTTGTGGAGACAGGGAATAAGCAGCAAATACCGCCTCTGCTACGTCTTCGGCTTTGATAAATCGTTCATCAGGAAAGTCTGAGCCTTCCCAGCTAGCAGTAAGTGTCGCACCCGGCAGCACTGCCGTTACGCGCAGGTTGTGCGGCTTCAACTCTTCGCGCAGGGCTTTGGTCAGGCCTAGCAAGGCAAACTTGGCAATGCTGTAAGAGCCGCCGCTTGGGTAAGCCCGAATGCTAGCTACTGAGCACATCGTAAAGATATGCCCTTGCTGGCGCTTAATCATGGCCGGGAGCAGCTGTAACGTCAGATCGTAGGCGCTGTACAGGTTCACGTCGATGAGGGCGCGAAGGGCACTGCCATCGAGCGGTTCATCTTGCAAGCGGCCCGGCGTGAAGGCACCAGTGTTGTGAATTAAAACTTCTACTGCACCACCGAGTTCTTGCACAAACGTGGCAAAACGAAGCGTCTCTTCTGGCTTGCTCAAATCAGCCGCTAGGGTGTGCAACTCCGCGCCGGGAACATCTTGGCTCAACGCTGTTTGTAAGCTAGCTAGGTCGGCGGCGGAACGGGCGCACGTCACGACGGGAAAGCCCGCCTGAGCAAAGCGCCACACCAATGCTCGTCCTATGCCCTTCGTTCCGCCGGTAATGATGATATATTTTTGCATTTCGTTGATTGTTGTCGCCGATTTTACGTAAGGAAGCGCAACTGTTCCGCCTCGTTTATTCTCATTGCTTCACCTAGGCTGCAAGTTTCCGTTTTTCCTGTTCAATTTTCCTTTTATGGTTAAGACCTTCGGTGAGTTTATTCTCTTTTTGCAGAGTATGCTGGTGCGAAAAGAGCGATTTAAAACCCTGTTTGAACGCACTATCGATGAATCGGTGATTATCGGTGTTAATTCTGTTTTTATCGTTGCTATTGTTAGTGCTTTTATCGGGGCAGTTACGTGCGTTCAGATTTCCTATAACCTTGTCAACCCGCTCATTCCGAAGTCTACTATCGGCTACATGGTGCGCGAAATGACCATCCTGGAACTGGCTCCTACCATCACGAGCATCGTGCTGGCAGGCAAGGTAGGCTCTAGCATCGCCGGCGGCCTAGGTACCATGCGGATAACTGAACAGGTCGCAGCCTTAGAGGTAATGGGCATCAACTCTGCCTCTTACTTGGTCTTCCCCCGTATCGTCGCATCGATTGTGATGTTTCCGTTGCTGGTTATTCTAGCGATGGTTCTCTCTATTTTAGGAGGCTACCTAGCAGGTACACTAACGGGTGCCATATCTGCGCAGGAATACGTAGAAGGCATTCGGACAGACTTCATTCCTTACAACATTCTTTTCGCGCTGATTAAGTCGGTTGTGTTTGCCTTCTTAGTGTCTGCTATTTCTGCTTACAAAGGCTACTTCACCACGGGTGGGGCCTTGGAAGTAGGATCTGCCAGCACCGCAGCAGTTAACAACTCGATCATCGCCATTCTGTTGGCTGACTTTGTGTTAGCCGCCATTCTATTATAAATTCTACTACTTGATGAAGTACGTTCGCTCGTACGATCATCAAGTACTCCTGACTAAGTACTTCATCCGATGATTGAGATTCATAATATCCAGAAATCATTCGATGGCAACGCGGTGCTCAAAGGCATCACGTGCACTTTCGAAACGGGCAAATGCAACTTGTTGCTAGGTGGTTCGGGTACGGGCAAAAGCGTACTGCTGCAATGCATTGTAGGGCTTATGAAGCCCGATATCGGCAGCATCACCTTCGACGGCACGGTGTTCACGAACAATAAAGTGGGCGTCCGGCAGGAAATTCGCCGCAAGATCGGGATGCTGTTCCAGGGTTCCGCGCTCTTCGACTCCATGACGGTGTTTGAAAACACGGAGTTTCCGCTGAAGATGCTCACACCTGAAATGAGTAAGGAGGAGCGCCGCGACCGGGTAGAATTCTGCCTAAAGCGTGTAGGACTTGAAAATGCTGGCAACAAAATGCCCTCCGAAATTTCGGGTGGTATGAAAAAGCGTGTTGGTATTGCACGGGCTATTGCCCCTAACTGTACTTACCTGTTCTGCGACGAACCAAACTCTGGCCTTGACCCGCTCACCAGCATCAAAATCGACGAGCTGATTCACGAAATCACGCACGAGTACAACATCACTACTGCCATCATCACCCACGATATGAACTCGGTGGTGGAGATTGGTGACCATATCATCTTTCTGCACAAAGGCCTCAAGCTTTGGGACGGCAACAAGGACGAAATCCTGAACGCCCAAGTACCCGAACTGAAAGAGTTTATCTTCAGCAGCAGCCTCGTACGCGCCGCCAAGCGTGTGGACGACGAAGGTGGCTTAGAAGCCATCCTGGCCGAAGATCCTCAGACTCAGTCCTAACCTAGGTAAGCATAACCCAAGAATAAAAAGCGAGCCGCTCCTTATTGAAGGAGCGGCTCGCTTTTTATTCTTGGTACAAGCTTCCGACGTGGGCTAGGTGATGGCGACCATGCCAGGCATACAGCACAAGCGCTTGATCGAGCGTGAACGTCTGTTTTGAGCCTGGATGGTAGAACGTCCGCTGCCATTGCTCCTCCCCTAGGTGGGCTAGCAAGTTGGTCCACCGGGTGTGCAAGGCTTCCAGCAACGTCAATGACACCGTAATAGGTGTTGCCTCAACATCAGGCAGCTCGGCCCACTCTTGCTCCTCGTAGGGGCGGATAGTCGGGTTGTCTTCGGTGAGGGCTAGCTTGAAACGCGTGTAGCTATTCACGTGCGAATCGGCGAGGTGATGAATCACTTGCCGGCCATTCCACCCACCGGGTCGGTAGGGCTCTTGCAAGCGAATGCCTCCTACGCGGCGCGCAGCGGCCGTGAGCTGCGCAGGTAGGTCGGCTAGCTGCCGAATATAAGCTACCCGCTCTGCATTGCTTAATGCTTCTGTAGGTAGCTCAGGTTGTCCGATTGGGTAGCGAAGATCAGGTTGCGAGGTCTCCATCAAAGCTGGCCGTGTATAATGCTTGTGCAAGTAAGCATTTACCAAGTTTGTTTTCTTGCTTCCGCTAATTTGAATCTCGAAAGCTAGCTACACACAAAAGGGCTGCCCCTGTAGGAACAGCCCTTTTATGTAGGTTAAACCGACGTTTAGCCGTTACGCTTATTTAGCTCGTCACGAATCTTGGCAGCCTTCTCGTAGTCTTCTTTCTCAAGGGCTTGAGCGAGCATCTTCGTTAGCTCATCCAAGGAAACTTGACCCGATGGCTCACGCGGCTCGGGCCGAGCTGGTACGGGCTTTTCGGTATCCTCTTCATCCTGATCATCATCGTCGTCGGTATCGTCGACGTTCTCATCTAGGTCACTCAAGATAATACCGGCCTCGCTCAGCACGCTTTCCACCGTGAAAATGGGTACTCCGAACCGCAAGCCAATGGCAATAGCATCGGAAGGGCGAGCATCAAGCTCGAAGGTGGTGGCCCCATCCGAGCAGACGATCTTGGAGTAGAACACTCCCTCTTTCAAATCCGAGATAAGCACCTCCAGAATCGTCACGTGCACATGCTCGGCAAATGATTTAAATAGGTCGTGCGTCAGAGGCCGATTCGGACTGATTTTTTCAATTTGAATGGCAATACTCTGCGCCTCAAACATGCCGATGATGATGGGCAAGCGACGGTTGCCGGTCTTTTCGCCCAAGATAAGGGCGAAAGAACCGGACTGCGACTGGCTAGATGATAAGCCTAGTATTTCGAGCTGGATTTTCTTCACAAGCTGCGGATGTGCTGATTTTTAATGTGCTGAGGGGAAGGAGTACGCTAGCATGTCAGTGTTTCTCTACTACACCAATCTAATATAAATCAGCATATTAGAGCACATGTCAGACAATAATTTACCCTAGCTCCTTCACGGCCTGGGTCAGTTTTGGCAATACGTCGAATACGTCGCCAACGATGCCATAATCGGCGGCCTTAAAGAAAGGTGCCTCCGGATCTTTGTTGATTACGACAATTACTTTCGACGAGTTTACGCCTGCTAGGTGCTGAATAGCGCCTGAGATACCACAAGCAATGTATAAGTTCGGCGATACGGTGATGCCCGTTTGTCCTACGTGCTCGTGATGGGGGCGCCAGTCGGCGTCTGATACTGGCTTCGAGCAAGCCGTAGCTGCGTGCAATGCTTTGGCTAGGTCCTCAATTAGATTCCAGTGCTCTGGGCCTTTCATGCCACGGCCACCCGATACCACCTTGTCAGCCTCGGGGAGGAGCACGCCACCCGCTTGCTCCTGCATGACTACCTGCTTAGGTGCGTCCGCGAAGTCAGCATCGGTGAGTTGAGCCGAGAACTGCTCCACTGTAGCCGCTTGGCCGGCGTTGTGCAGCGCCTCAATAGAGTTTTTCTTCACGGCAATGATTTTCCGGTCACCCGTCAGAATCACGTCGGCCAGGGCTTTGCCGGAGTAGGCCCCACGGCGCACCGTGAACTTACCGCCATCCACTTTGGGCAGCTCCACTACGTTGGTGGCAAGGCTAGCTTTCAGGCGTACCGACAAGCGAGAGCCTACCGCTGCGCCAATGTTAGAGTTGGCTAGCACAATCACTTGAGCTTGCTCATTCTCAGCGGCAGCAGCAATGAGCTTGGTATACGCCCCATTCACGAAGTCCTTCAGACGCGGCTCAGCATCATACAGTACTTTGCTGATGCCCTGCTCACCTAGCTGAGCTAGGTTGGCTTCCGTAGCCACTCCCACCGCAATGGCCGTAGCCGTCGTGCCGAGCAGTTGTGCCACCTGGCTACCGTAAGAAGCCACTTCCAGCGAGGACTTTTTTACCTCGCCATTATCACATTCAACTACAACTAAAACAGACATGATCTTTCAGAACTTAGGTTTTAGAACGTAGAGCTTAGACTTCTATGCATTGAGAGCGAAAAGCTTAACTGGTCACAGTGCAAGCTCTACGTTCTATGCTCTAAGCTCTATAACTAAATGACTTTTGCTTCGTTGCGCAGCAGCTTGATCAGCTCGCCGGCACTCTCGGCCGGGATGAGCTTTACTCCTTGCTTTTTGGGTGGCAGCGCATACTCGGCTACTTCCGTGCGAGCACCAGAACCTACGGGTTCTACTACTTTCAACGGCTTGGTACGGGCCGTCATGATGCCACGCATGTTTGGGATGCGGGGCTCGCACATAGGCTGCTGGCACGAAGCGACAAAAGGCGTGTTTACTTCTACTATCTCCTTGCCACCTTCAATCTCACGCTCTAGGGTGGCAGTGTTGCCGCTCATGTCAAGCTTCATGGCTGGGGCTACAGTCGGAATGCCGAGCAGCTCGCCTACCATGCCATGTACCTGAGAACCATTGTAATCAATGCTCTCCCGGCCCATCAGAATAACATCGTAGGCACCCTCTTTCGCTACGTTCGCAATCTGCTCGGCTACGAAGAAGGCATCAGTAGGCTTGGCATTCACACGAATGGCGTCGTCGGCACCAATGGCTAGGGCTTTGCGAATATTGGGTTCTGTATCGGCCTCACCTACATTGATTACCGTGACGGTACCGCTACCCTGAGCCTCTTTCAGCTCAATGGCGCGAGTGAGGGCGTACTCGTCCCAGGGGTTAATCACGAATTGCACCCCTGCCTTGTTAAACTCTTTGTTATCAGGAGTGAAGGTTATTTTGGTGGTCGTGTCAGGCACGTTGCTAATGCAAACGAGAAACTTCATCTACGGCTGCTTGAATGAACAAATACTAGGGAAACCCCCTACTTTCGGGCGAAGATACAGAAATCTACCTTCCTTATGGAAACCGCTCCAACTCGTCTGCAACAGCTTCTGGCCTTCTACGCCGAAGACCCTAACGATGCCTTCACGATCTACGCGTTGGCTACCGAATACCGCGCTACGGAACCGCAGCGCGCCATGGAATTTTATCAGAAGCTGCTCGACGAACACCCTGACTACGTGGGTACGTACTATCACGCGGGCAAGCTGCTAGAGCAATTGAATAATGCTGAAGAAGCCGAAAAAGTTTACCGCAAGGGCCTACAAGTGAGCCGCCGGGCTGGACAAATGCACGCTGCTAGTGAGCTACAGCAAGCCCTCAATCAGTTCCTAGGTCTCGATTATGAAGATGATTAAAGAGTAGGAACACGACATGACGCATTCCTCGTCTGGGTCATTTATTGCTGTACCGAGTTCCTTTCTATGTCTAGCTCAATGCGCCACGACGCCCCCGCCGTGGCGCATTCCTACACCGCTGCTTCATCATCTTGTCAGCACATTCGCGCAATGAAGATCTTACTTGTTGAAGATGAACCGAAAGTATCTGCCTTTATCCGTCGCGGCCTAGAGGAAGAGAATTACGAAGTAGAAGTAGCCTACGATGGTCATTTCGGGCGGCAGCTAGCCCTTACTCACGATTACGAGTTGATCATCTTGGATGTGATTCTGCCCAATATGAGCGGCCTTGAAGTGCTCCGTGCCGTTCGCGCCCAAGATCAACAAGTACCCATTTTGATGTTGACGGCCCTAGGCACTACTACCGACAAGCTGCAAGGCTTCGACGGAGGCGCCGACGACTATTTGGTCAAGCCATTCGACTTTCAAGAGCTCCTGGCTCGCGTGCGCGCCCTGACGCGCCGCCGCGGCACCGAAAAGAAAGGCGCCCTACTCACCCTCGCCGACCTCACCCTGGATACAGCCGCCAAAACGGTAACGCGCGGTGGTCAGCCAATCAAGCTCACTGCCCGGGAGTTTGGGCTTTTAGAGCTGTTTATGCGCCATAAAGGACGGGTATTGAGCCGAGCAGAAATTGCCGAGAATTCCTGGGAAGAAGCGTTCGATTCTGGCTCGAACGTAATTGATGTGTACGTTAATTATCTGCGCAATAAGATTGACAAAGGCTTTCCCACAAAGCTCATTCATACCGTTGTCGGCATGGGCTACGTCATGCGGGAAGAAGATTGAATTTAGAATCTCGCCCCTAGGTTAGAGCACATAGGCAAGTGACTCTTCGCTAGCCCCAAGCACCTAGCCGTATTATTATGACTATTCGCAATCGGCTCACCCTGCTCTTTTTAGTGTTGGTGGGTATTATTCTATTCGGAGCTTTGTCCGTTACTTTTCTGCTGCACGCGCAGTATACGCGGCAAGAATTTCATCAGCGACTGCGCGACCGGGCCGAGGTGACCGGCTACGTATTTCTGGAGCAAGATGAGCTACACGAGTCGGCTTTCA
This Hymenobacter sp. GOD-10R DNA region includes the following protein-coding sequences:
- a CDS encoding acyltransferase, translating into MTAKESAPQAHVNNFDFLRLLFATLVLITHSYFLTGVPEHDPLWQFSHGQLRLSKLGLWGFFVISGYLILKSLLRSSSLKEYYFKRIIRVFPALWVMIGITMVGAYFFSDKSLGAYFTDRSFFLYLLNLVLRLHININGVFASNAVPTEINGSIWTVPYEFFFYLLLTPLFFIRHSLVWLRGVMLFTFAGLLLLQLTGQVDYPTYELALLSDQLIFLGLYFVAGGLLALFPAWVRQARLRTYAVWITGLGLLAVLYFGGYAQAQFFLLPVFVIAFGESDYPALSWIRRYGDISYGVYIWGWPVQQALVHLLHPSQTVLAFLSIPLAWIVGAVSWHLLEKKVLRLKLALPAQRVEEPVVERPQVQVAFRTAQQA
- a CDS encoding SDR family oxidoreductase translates to MQKYIIITGGTKGIGRALVWRFAQAGFPVVTCARSAADLASLQTALSQDVPGAELHTLAADLSKPEETLRFATFVQELGGAVEVLIHNTGAFTPGRLQDEPLDGSALRALIDVNLYSAYDLTLQLLPAMIKRQQGHIFTMCSVASIRAYPSGGSYSIAKFALLGLTKALREELKPHNLRVTAVLPGATLTASWEGSDFPDERFIKAEDVAEAVFAAYSLSPQAVVEELLIRPQLGDI
- a CDS encoding ABC transporter permease — encoded protein: MVKTFGEFILFLQSMLVRKERFKTLFERTIDESVIIGVNSVFIVAIVSAFIGAVTCVQISYNLVNPLIPKSTIGYMVREMTILELAPTITSIVLAGKVGSSIAGGLGTMRITEQVAALEVMGINSASYLVFPRIVASIVMFPLLVILAMVLSILGGYLAGTLTGAISAQEYVEGIRTDFIPYNILFALIKSVVFAFLVSAISAYKGYFTTGGALEVGSASTAAVNNSIIAILLADFVLAAILL
- a CDS encoding ABC transporter ATP-binding protein encodes the protein MIEIHNIQKSFDGNAVLKGITCTFETGKCNLLLGGSGTGKSVLLQCIVGLMKPDIGSITFDGTVFTNNKVGVRQEIRRKIGMLFQGSALFDSMTVFENTEFPLKMLTPEMSKEERRDRVEFCLKRVGLENAGNKMPSEISGGMKKRVGIARAIAPNCTYLFCDEPNSGLDPLTSIKIDELIHEITHEYNITTAIITHDMNSVVEIGDHIIFLHKGLKLWDGNKDEILNAQVPELKEFIFSSSLVRAAKRVDDEGGLEAILAEDPQTQS
- a CDS encoding YfiT family bacillithiol transferase; the protein is METSQPDLRYPIGQPELPTEALSNAERVAYIRQLADLPAQLTAAARRVGGIRLQEPYRPGGWNGRQVIHHLADSHVNSYTRFKLALTEDNPTIRPYEEQEWAELPDVEATPITVSLTLLEALHTRWTNLLAHLGEEQWQRTFYHPGSKQTFTLDQALVLYAWHGRHHLAHVGSLYQE
- a CDS encoding bifunctional nuclease family protein, producing MKKIQLEILGLSSSQSQSGSFALILGEKTGNRRLPIIIGMFEAQSIAIQIEKISPNRPLTHDLFKSFAEHVHVTILEVLISDLKEGVFYSKIVCSDGATTFELDARPSDAIAIGLRFGVPIFTVESVLSEAGIILSDLDENVDDTDDDDDQDEEDTEKPVPARPEPREPSGQVSLDELTKMLAQALEKEDYEKAAKIRDELNKRNG
- a CDS encoding electron transfer flavoprotein subunit alpha/FixB family protein, which codes for MSVLVVVECDNGEVKKSSLEVASYGSQVAQLLGTTATAIAVGVATEANLAQLGEQGISKVLYDAEPRLKDFVNGAYTKLIAAAAENEQAQVIVLANSNIGAAVGSRLSVRLKASLATNVVELPKVDGGKFTVRRGAYSGKALADVILTGDRKIIAVKKNSIEALHNAGQAATVEQFSAQLTDADFADAPKQVVMQEQAGGVLLPEADKVVSGGRGMKGPEHWNLIEDLAKALHAATACSKPVSDADWRPHHEHVGQTGITVSPNLYIACGISGAIQHLAGVNSSKVIVVINKDPEAPFFKAADYGIVGDVFDVLPKLTQAVKELG
- a CDS encoding electron transfer flavoprotein subunit beta/FixA family protein translates to MKFLVCISNVPDTTTKITFTPDNKEFNKAGVQFVINPWDEYALTRAIELKEAQGSGTVTVINVGEADTEPNIRKALAIGADDAIRVNAKPTDAFFVAEQIANVAKEGAYDVILMGRESIDYNGSQVHGMVGELLGIPTVAPAMKLDMSGNTATLEREIEGGKEIVEVNTPFVASCQQPMCEPRIPNMRGIMTARTKPLKVVEPVGSGARTEVAEYALPPKKQGVKLIPAESAGELIKLLRNEAKVI
- a CDS encoding tetratricopeptide repeat protein, whose protein sequence is METAPTRLQQLLAFYAEDPNDAFTIYALATEYRATEPQRAMEFYQKLLDEHPDYVGTYYHAGKLLEQLNNAEEAEKVYRKGLQVSRRAGQMHAASELQQALNQFLGLDYEDD
- a CDS encoding response regulator transcription factor — encoded protein: MKILLVEDEPKVSAFIRRGLEEENYEVEVAYDGHFGRQLALTHDYELIILDVILPNMSGLEVLRAVRAQDQQVPILMLTALGTTTDKLQGFDGGADDYLVKPFDFQELLARVRALTRRRGTEKKGALLTLADLTLDTAAKTVTRGGQPIKLTAREFGLLELFMRHKGRVLSRAEIAENSWEEAFDSGSNVIDVYVNYLRNKIDKGFPTKLIHTVVGMGYVMREED